The Deinococcus radiotolerans DNA segment ATGGTGCCGCACGCCACAGGAGACGGACAGAACCGCCCAGCCCTCCGCAATCGCGGTCGCCCCAGGACCGGCAACGCGCTGACCGAGGCGGCCATCCTCGAGGCCGCCCTGACCCTGCTGGAGTCCCGAACAGTCACGTTCTCCCTGCGCGCACTGGCCCGGCACCTGAAGACTGATCCCATGGCGCTCTACCACTACTTCCCCAACAAGCAGGCCCTTCTCGCCGCGGCCGTTCACTCTGCTTTCAGCCAACTGGACCTGACTGAGGCCGATTTCCAGCCCGAAGATGACCTGGTGAAGCGCCTGGAGACGCTCGCAGGACACTACGTGGCGGCCATCGAGCGGTACCCCGGGCTGACCGTCGACATCATCGCCGGCCACGTGCCGGCCCAGGCCGTCATGGCCCACTTTGACCGGCTGTTCGCGCAGGCCACCGCACCGCTGAATCTCCCCCGCACGGCCGTGTCCGAGGCGGGCCACGTCCTGGTGGATTATCTGCATGGGGTCATGCTGGCCGGGCAGGTGGCAGGTCAGGTCTGGCGGACCGGCGTTCGCCTGATCGCGGCGGGCATGCATCACCAGCAGTCCAGCGAGCGTCGAAGCTGATCCACCGCACCGCACCGCGCGCTCGCCGCCCACTGATCCGGCCTGCAGCGGCGCGCCATGTCCACTGGGGATCGTCATCCGACGCTGGGCTCTGCACCGCCACCTGCTGCCCTCGGCCACGGGTGGCGGGCGGCCCCACCAGGGTCAGGAGGACGATCAGGCCTCACGGTATTCACAGGACGACCAGAAGTGCAGGGGGTTCTGCGGACGCCGATCAGCCGACGGAGCAGTTCGTGGATCTGTGTCGGCCGAGTGGGCCTCAGGGCACGTGGGACGCCAAACTGTACGCCCGGCTCAGCATTCCGTCCTCTCCGGTCAGCTGCGCCCATCGTGAGCCGGGAGGGCCCCTGTGAACAATGCTCCCATCATGACCCGGCGCAGTGGGCTGGATCGAGGGCAGAACGAATACGGTGTGCCGCGCCCGCCGCGGGTGCTGGCCAGAACCCGTGGCGGGCGGACGTCGGTCCCTCAGGTCTCGTCTCACTTGATGAGCTGGCGCACCTCCCGGAATGCGGCGGCAAACTCGTCCGTGTCGGGCAGTGGTGGCGCACGACGCTCCTCAGCGGGCGGCAGGATCAGTGGCGGGGGGCTGCCCTGCCCGAGCAGACCGTTCACCGCGACAGCCGCGTTCCCCACGCCCCGCAGCAGGCGGTTCGCGTGCAGGCGCTCCCGCAGTGAGCAAGGAGTCGGTTTGCGCGTGAGTTCGCTGTGGTCATCCATGGCCTCTCCTGACTGCTCGTCTGCCGCTGGCGGACTCACCGGCGCCGCTCGAACCGCTTGAGGTAGTCCGCGAGCGGCTCGAGACCAACCGCCGCGCGGCGCTGGTCGACCCTGGTGGG contains these protein-coding regions:
- a CDS encoding TetR/AcrR family transcriptional regulator, whose amino-acid sequence is MVPHATGDGQNRPALRNRGRPRTGNALTEAAILEAALTLLESRTVTFSLRALARHLKTDPMALYHYFPNKQALLAAAVHSAFSQLDLTEADFQPEDDLVKRLETLAGHYVAAIERYPGLTVDIIAGHVPAQAVMAHFDRLFAQATAPLNLPRTAVSEAGHVLVDYLHGVMLAGQVAGQVWRTGVRLIAAGMHHQQSSERRS